Proteins encoded in a region of the Patagioenas fasciata isolate bPatFas1 chromosome 21, bPatFas1.hap1, whole genome shotgun sequence genome:
- the RASSF5 gene encoding ras association domain-containing protein 5 isoform X4, with amino-acid sequence MSSGYCSLDEDLEDCFFTAKTSFFRSTPSKVPAKNVTQTVEEEKPEPPTVQEIKQKIEKYNAKVTNCLLMKLNDDGTYTGFIKVHLKLRRPVTVPAGIRPQSIYDALKEVNLAEMTDKRTSFYLPLDAIKQLHISSTTTVSEVIQGLLKKFMVVDNPQKFALFKEMRKDGQVLVQKLPLTEYPLYLRLLAGPDTNVLSFVLKENETGEVEWDAFSIPELQNFLMILDKEEKEKIQQVQRKYEKFKQKLQQTLKEARGKPG; translated from the exons ATGAGCAGCGGGTACTGCAGCTTGGATGAAGACCTCGAGGATTGCTTTTTCACAGCAAAAACCTCGTTCTTCCGGAGCACACCGAGCAAGGTCCCTGCCAAG AATGTAACACAAACGGTAGAAGAAGAAAAACCTGAGCCTCCGACCGTCCAGGAGATCAAACAGAAAATTGAGAAGTACAATGCAAAGGTTACAAACTGCCTGTTGATGAAGCTG AACGACGATGGGACATACACGGGTTTCATTAAAGTGCATTTGAAGCTGCGCCGCCCCGTGACGGTGCCGGCGGGGATCCGGCCGCAGTCCATCTATGATGCCCTCAAGGAGGTGAACTTGGCCGAGATGACGGACAAGAGAACGTCCTTCTACCTGCCGCTGGACGCCATCAAGCAGCTCCACATCAGCAGTACGACCACGGTGAGCGAGGTGATCCAGGGGCTCCTGAAGAAGTTCATGGTGGTGGACAATCCGCAGAAGTTTGCGCTTTTCAAGGAGATGCGGAAAGATGGGCAAG TGCTCGTGCAGAAGCTCCCGCTCACCGAGTACCCCCTGTACCTGCGGCTGCTGGCGGGCCCTGACACCAATGTGCTCAGTTTTGTGCTGAAGGAAAACGAAACAGGGGAAGTTGAG TGGGACGCGTTCTCCATCCCGGAGCTACAGAACTTCTTGATGATACTggacaaagaggaaaaggagaaaatccAGCAAGTGCAAAGGAAGTATGAGAAGTTTAAACAGAAACTGCAACAGACCTTGAAAGAAGCCAGAGGCAAGCCTGGATAA
- the EIF2D gene encoding eukaryotic translation initiation factor 2D isoform X1, protein MFSRAFRVRSNTAIKGSDRRKLRADVAAAFPHLSAEQLAEFIPNKEELNVIKIYSHKGEAITVYMNHRNPILFEIEKALYPTVYTLWLYPDLLPVFSTWPPVLQKLAGGADLMLPGVVVPSSGFPQVERGALCAVALLGNRAPVAVAVATMSTAEMLAAGMKGKGFAVLHTYMDHLWEYGDKSCPPTLAPLVTDSAEKESAEDEEEMEGKEPVISFSTDPLQHVDVGDLSLKEQDSCAVLMGTEEVEASRAAETAQDANAEVQQEAEDSRTPQEQMDALFNQCFFHALKCKVKKSDLPLLTSTFLRSHMFSCCPAGQQLDIKKSSYKKFSKFLQCMQQQHILQVKELSKGVESIVEVDWKHPDIKAFAVPEGFSSASAAQDSKSEDREHAYHAPEIIPLYGVSTKMIPLFQESGHRKGSILSSSEVRNIIINYVKTNELVDETNKNFVRVNAILCDCLLDKSEQDEISKLKWDDLLSRCLERLQPLHQVTFFGQEPIVRKGNIEPIDITIAQRSSNKKVTIIKNLELYGLDPQCVANILQQKVQASATITPVPGTKDRVQVQIQGNQIHHLAKMLLEEYQLPRKYIQGLEKAPKLGRKK, encoded by the exons GAGAAAACTGCGAGCGGATGTCGCAGCAGCTTTTCCTCACCTTAGCGCTGAGCAATTGGCCGAGTTTATTCCGAACAAGGAAGAGCTTAATGTCATCAAAATATACTCTCACAAAGGGGAGGCCATCACTGTTTACATGAATCACAGGAATCCGATACTGTTTGAAATTGAGAAAGCTCTGTATCCAACAG TGTACACGCTGTGGCTCTACCCAGATCTTCTCCCTGTTTTTTCGACATGGCCCCCTGTGCTACAGAAACTAGCAGGAGGAGCAG ATCTGATGCTACCAGGAGTTGTAGTGCCATCTTCTGGCTTCCCTCAAGTGGAGCGGGGCGCGCTCTGTGCTGTCGCCCTCTTGGGAAACAG AGCTCCAGTAGCAGTTGCAGTTGCCACAATGTCCACGGCAGAGATGCTGGCGGCTGGAATGAAAGGGAAAGGCTTTGCTGTGTTGCACACATACATGGATCACCTCTG ggAATATGGTGACAAATCTTGTCCTCCTACCTTAGCTCCCTTGGTAACAGATTCTGCTGAAAAGGAAAGtgctgaagatgaggaagagatggagggaaAGGAGCCCGTCATCAGCTTCTCCACTGACCCATTGCAGCATGTGGACGTTGGTGATTTGAGCCTGAAGGAGCAAGACAGTTGTGCCGTTCTGATGGGAACAGAGGAGGTCGAGGCGAGCAGAGCTGCAGAAACAGCTCAAGATGCCAATGCAGAAGTTCAGCAGGAAGCTGAAGACAGCAGGACTCCACAAG AGCAAATGGATGCGTTATTTAATCAGTGCTTTTTCCATGCCTTAAAATGCAAAGTCAAGAAGTCAGATCTCCCTCTGCTCACCAGCACGTTTCTACGCAGCCATATGTTCTCATGCTG CCCTGCTGGACAACAACTGGACATAAAGAAATCAAGCTATAAGAAG TTCTCTAAATTCCTGCAATGcatgcagcagcagcacatcttACAAGTGAAGGAGCTGAGCAAAGGTGTGGAGAGCATCGTGGAAGTGGACTGGAAGCATCCAGA CATTAAAGCATTTGCGGTACCTGAGGGATTTTCTTCAGCTTCTGCTGCCCAAGACAGCAAGAGTGAAGACAGAGAACACGCGTACCACGCTCCTGAAATAATTCCGCTTTATGGGGTCTCAACAAAAATGATCCCACTCTTTCAGGAATCTGGACACAG AAAAGGCAGCATCCTCTCAAGCAGTGAGGTGAGAAACATCATCATTAACTACGTGAAGACTAACGAGTTGGttgatgaaacaaacaaaaa cTTTGTAAGGGTGAACGCCATTCTGTGCGACTGCCTGCTAGATAAATCAGAACAAGATGAAATCTCCAAACTTAAATGGGATGACCTCTTGAGCAG GTGCCTTGAACGGCTGCAGCCCCTACACCAGGTGACGTTTTTTGGACAAGAGCCTATTGTGAGGAAAGGAAACATTGAGCCCATCGACATAACCATAGCACAGAGATCATCAAATAAGAAG GTGACAATTATCAAGAACCTTGAGCTGTACGGTTTAGACCCACAGTGCGTGGCCAACATTCTGCAACAAAAAGTACAAGCCAGTGCCACCATCACCCCCGTACCTGGAACAAAAGACAGGGTTCAAGTCCAGATCCAAGGCAACCAAATCCATCACCTGGCCAAGATGCTGCTCG AAGAATATCAGCTACCTCGGAAATACATTCAAGGCCTTGAGAAGGCTCCAAAGCTTGGCCGGAAGAAATAG
- the EIF2D gene encoding eukaryotic translation initiation factor 2D isoform X2 — translation MFSRAFRVRSNTAIKGSDRRKLRADVAAAFPHLSAEQLAEFIPNKEELNVIKIYSHKGEAITVYMNHRNPILFEIEKALYPTVYTLWLYPDLLPVFSTWPPVLQKLAGGADLMLPGVVVPSSGFPQVERGALCAVALLGNRAPVAVAVATMSTAEMLAAGMKGKGFAVLHTYMDHLWEYGDKSCPPTLAPLVTDSAEKESAEDEEEMEGKEPVISFSTDPLQHVDVGDLSLKEQDSCAVLMGTEEVEASRAAETAQDANAEVQQEAEDSRTPQEQMDALFNQCFFHALKCKVKKSDLPLLTSTFLRSHMFSCCPAGQQLDIKKSSYKKFSKFLQCMQQQHILQVKELSKGVESIVEVDWKHPDIKAFAVPEGFSSASAAQDSKSEDREHAYHAPEIIPLYGVSTKMIPLFQESGHRKGSILSSSEVRNIIINYVKTNELVDETNKNFVRVNAILCDCLLDKSEQDEISKLKWDDLLSSLKRLWKTAVEKRS, via the exons GAGAAAACTGCGAGCGGATGTCGCAGCAGCTTTTCCTCACCTTAGCGCTGAGCAATTGGCCGAGTTTATTCCGAACAAGGAAGAGCTTAATGTCATCAAAATATACTCTCACAAAGGGGAGGCCATCACTGTTTACATGAATCACAGGAATCCGATACTGTTTGAAATTGAGAAAGCTCTGTATCCAACAG TGTACACGCTGTGGCTCTACCCAGATCTTCTCCCTGTTTTTTCGACATGGCCCCCTGTGCTACAGAAACTAGCAGGAGGAGCAG ATCTGATGCTACCAGGAGTTGTAGTGCCATCTTCTGGCTTCCCTCAAGTGGAGCGGGGCGCGCTCTGTGCTGTCGCCCTCTTGGGAAACAG AGCTCCAGTAGCAGTTGCAGTTGCCACAATGTCCACGGCAGAGATGCTGGCGGCTGGAATGAAAGGGAAAGGCTTTGCTGTGTTGCACACATACATGGATCACCTCTG ggAATATGGTGACAAATCTTGTCCTCCTACCTTAGCTCCCTTGGTAACAGATTCTGCTGAAAAGGAAAGtgctgaagatgaggaagagatggagggaaAGGAGCCCGTCATCAGCTTCTCCACTGACCCATTGCAGCATGTGGACGTTGGTGATTTGAGCCTGAAGGAGCAAGACAGTTGTGCCGTTCTGATGGGAACAGAGGAGGTCGAGGCGAGCAGAGCTGCAGAAACAGCTCAAGATGCCAATGCAGAAGTTCAGCAGGAAGCTGAAGACAGCAGGACTCCACAAG AGCAAATGGATGCGTTATTTAATCAGTGCTTTTTCCATGCCTTAAAATGCAAAGTCAAGAAGTCAGATCTCCCTCTGCTCACCAGCACGTTTCTACGCAGCCATATGTTCTCATGCTG CCCTGCTGGACAACAACTGGACATAAAGAAATCAAGCTATAAGAAG TTCTCTAAATTCCTGCAATGcatgcagcagcagcacatcttACAAGTGAAGGAGCTGAGCAAAGGTGTGGAGAGCATCGTGGAAGTGGACTGGAAGCATCCAGA CATTAAAGCATTTGCGGTACCTGAGGGATTTTCTTCAGCTTCTGCTGCCCAAGACAGCAAGAGTGAAGACAGAGAACACGCGTACCACGCTCCTGAAATAATTCCGCTTTATGGGGTCTCAACAAAAATGATCCCACTCTTTCAGGAATCTGGACACAG AAAAGGCAGCATCCTCTCAAGCAGTGAGGTGAGAAACATCATCATTAACTACGTGAAGACTAACGAGTTGGttgatgaaacaaacaaaaa cTTTGTAAGGGTGAACGCCATTCTGTGCGACTGCCTGCTAGATAAATCAGAACAAGATGAAATCTCCAAACTTAAATGGGATGACCTCTTGAGCAG TCTCAAACGCCTGTGGAAGACTGCAGTGGAAAAGCGCAGTTAA
- the RASSF5 gene encoding ras association domain-containing protein 5 isoform X3 has protein sequence MDNVNVLSPREERPLVEADATGAGTRCISAAFGCPPGSACPGKHRSPLARMTDGKVGAAACFGLVTKRIRKIFRHFPKSKSWSERLRLLRRPSREVLLVRDCRYTCHQECRSLIQLDCPWPDPCQGQLSPESTLLPPCSQNVTQTVEEEKPEPPTVQEIKQKIEKYNAKVTNCLLMKLNDDGTYTGFIKVHLKLRRPVTVPAGIRPQSIYDALKEVNLAEMTDKRTSFYLPLDAIKQLHISSTTTVSEVIQGLLKKFMVVDNPQKFALFKEMRKDGQVGRVLHPGATELLDDTGQRGKGENPASAKEV, from the exons ATGGACAATGTCAATGTTTTATCTCCACGGGAGGAAAGGCCTCTCGTGGAAGCAGACGCAACTGGTGCCGGTACACGTTGCATCTCGGCAGCGTTCGGCTGCCCGCCCGGCTCCGCGTGCCCGGGAAAACATCGATCTCCCCTCGCAAGGATGACAGACGGCAAAGTGGGGGCAGCCGCTTGCTTTGGGCTCGTAACAAAGAGAATTCGCAAAATATTCAGGCATTTTCCCAAGTCAAAGTCTTGGTCTGAGAGACTCCGGCTGCTGAGGAGGCCGAGCAGGGAGGTCTTGCTGGTTAGAG ACTGCAGATACACATGTCACCAGGAGTGCCGCAGCCTCATCCAGCTGGACTGTCCCTGGCCGGACCCATGCCAAGGGCAGCTCTCGCCCGAGAGCACCCTGCTGCCGCCCTGCAGCCAG AATGTAACACAAACGGTAGAAGAAGAAAAACCTGAGCCTCCGACCGTCCAGGAGATCAAACAGAAAATTGAGAAGTACAATGCAAAGGTTACAAACTGCCTGTTGATGAAGCTG AACGACGATGGGACATACACGGGTTTCATTAAAGTGCATTTGAAGCTGCGCCGCCCCGTGACGGTGCCGGCGGGGATCCGGCCGCAGTCCATCTATGATGCCCTCAAGGAGGTGAACTTGGCCGAGATGACGGACAAGAGAACGTCCTTCTACCTGCCGCTGGACGCCATCAAGCAGCTCCACATCAGCAGTACGACCACGGTGAGCGAGGTGATCCAGGGGCTCCTGAAGAAGTTCATGGTGGTGGACAATCCGCAGAAGTTTGCGCTTTTCAAGGAGATGCGGAAAGATGGGCAAG TGGGACGCGTTCTCCATCCCGGAGCTACAGAACTTCTTGATGATACTggacaaagaggaaaaggagaaaatccAGCAAGTGCAAAGGAAGTATGA
- the RASSF5 gene encoding ras association domain-containing protein 5 isoform X2: protein MDNVNVLSPREERPLVEADATGAGTRCISAAFGCPPGSACPGKHRSPLARMTDGKVGAAACFGLVTKRIRKIFRHFPKSKSWSERLRLLRRPSREVLLVRDCRYTCHQECRSLIQLDCPWPDPCQGQLSPESTLLPPCSQNVTQTVEEEKPEPPTVQEIKQKIEKYNAKVTNCLLMKLNDDGTYTGFIKVHLKLRRPVTVPAGIRPQSIYDALKEVNLAEMTDKRTSFYLPLDAIKQLHISSTTTVSEVIQGLLKKFMVVDNPQKFALFKEMRKDGQVLVQKLPLTEYPLYLRLLAGPDTNVLSFVLKENETGEVEWDAFSIPELQNFLMILDKEEKEKIQQVQRKYEKFKQKLQQTLKEARGKPG, encoded by the exons ATGGACAATGTCAATGTTTTATCTCCACGGGAGGAAAGGCCTCTCGTGGAAGCAGACGCAACTGGTGCCGGTACACGTTGCATCTCGGCAGCGTTCGGCTGCCCGCCCGGCTCCGCGTGCCCGGGAAAACATCGATCTCCCCTCGCAAGGATGACAGACGGCAAAGTGGGGGCAGCCGCTTGCTTTGGGCTCGTAACAAAGAGAATTCGCAAAATATTCAGGCATTTTCCCAAGTCAAAGTCTTGGTCTGAGAGACTCCGGCTGCTGAGGAGGCCGAGCAGGGAGGTCTTGCTGGTTAGAG ACTGCAGATACACATGTCACCAGGAGTGCCGCAGCCTCATCCAGCTGGACTGTCCCTGGCCGGACCCATGCCAAGGGCAGCTCTCGCCCGAGAGCACCCTGCTGCCGCCCTGCAGCCAG AATGTAACACAAACGGTAGAAGAAGAAAAACCTGAGCCTCCGACCGTCCAGGAGATCAAACAGAAAATTGAGAAGTACAATGCAAAGGTTACAAACTGCCTGTTGATGAAGCTG AACGACGATGGGACATACACGGGTTTCATTAAAGTGCATTTGAAGCTGCGCCGCCCCGTGACGGTGCCGGCGGGGATCCGGCCGCAGTCCATCTATGATGCCCTCAAGGAGGTGAACTTGGCCGAGATGACGGACAAGAGAACGTCCTTCTACCTGCCGCTGGACGCCATCAAGCAGCTCCACATCAGCAGTACGACCACGGTGAGCGAGGTGATCCAGGGGCTCCTGAAGAAGTTCATGGTGGTGGACAATCCGCAGAAGTTTGCGCTTTTCAAGGAGATGCGGAAAGATGGGCAAG TGCTCGTGCAGAAGCTCCCGCTCACCGAGTACCCCCTGTACCTGCGGCTGCTGGCGGGCCCTGACACCAATGTGCTCAGTTTTGTGCTGAAGGAAAACGAAACAGGGGAAGTTGAG TGGGACGCGTTCTCCATCCCGGAGCTACAGAACTTCTTGATGATACTggacaaagaggaaaaggagaaaatccAGCAAGTGCAAAGGAAGTATGAGAAGTTTAAACAGAAACTGCAACAGACCTTGAAAGAAGCCAGAGGCAAGCCTGGATAA